In the Dolichospermum flos-aquae CCAP 1403/13F genome, TGTATTTGCGGATATGGACACAGCCAAGACCATTGCTTTGGCTGCTGGAAGAGAATTAATTGATTTGTCCTTGGGTTCTTCAGATTTACCAGCCGAGAATCACGTCATAGAAGCGATCGCCCAATCTCTCTATGATCCTAGCACTCATGGCTACTTATTATTTCGTGGTACTCAAAATTTCCGTCAAGCCGCAGCCCAGTGGTACGAGCAAAAATTCGGTATCCCAGTTGACCCAGAAACAGAAGTTTTACCCCTGATTGGTTCTCAAGAAGGGACAGCCCATTTGCCTTTAGCCGTGCTTAATCCCGGCGATTTTGCTTTATTATTAGATCCTGGTTATCCTTCCCATGCCGGGGGAGTATACTTGGCTAGTGGTCAAATTTACACCATGCCAATAAAACCAGAAAATAATTTTTTACCAGTTTTTAGTGATATTCCCGCCAACATTTTAGCCCAGTCGCGGTTAATGGTATTAAGCTATCCCCATAATCCTACCAGTGCGATCGCCCCGTTATCCTTCTTTCAAGAAGCCGTAGCCTTTTGTCAACAACATAATATAGTTCTTGTTCACGATTTCCCCTACGTAGACTTAGTTTTCGCAGCAGAAACCCAAACTTCAAAATCTCTTGTTCCCTCAATTTTGCAAGCTGACACCGAAAAAAGCGTCTCTATTGAATTCTTTACCCTGTCTAAGTCTTATAATATGGGTGGCTTCCGCATTGGTTATGCAATTGGGAATCCGCAATTAATTCAAGCCTTAAAGCAAATCAAAGCCACCGTTGATTTTAACCAATATTTGGGAATTTTGAACGGAGCGATCGCTGCCCTCACCGGACCCCAAGATGGTGTAAAATCTGCCGTTGATACTTTTCGTCAACGCCGCGACACCTTCATCAAAGCCTTACACCGTATTGGTTGGAACGTTCCCACCCCCCAAGCCACAATGTACATTTGGGCAAAACTACCCCCACAATGGAGTCATAATTCTATAGAATTCTGCACCGAATTAGTTAAACAAACAGGTGTAGCAGCTTCCCCAGGAGTCGGCTTCGGTCAATTCGGTGAAGGATACGTTCGCTTTGCATTAGTACAAAAACCAGAAATCTTAGAAACTGCTGTAGAGAGAATTTCCCAGTTCCTCTATTAACTCAAGTTGCTAGTCATCTAATTGAGCCTGGTAATTGGTAATTGGTAAATTTCTCATCCTGTTAATCCTTTAATCGGTGGATATCCTGATATGGCTTGCGCCACGCTACGCTATCAGACAGTTTACCATTCTCATACTCAAATCCAACCATTTAGACTGAGTAATAGGCGCACTAGTAGAAATATAATCAACACCAGTTTCCGCCACAGCGCGAACAGTCTCCAAAGTTACATTTCCCGAAGCCTCAATCTTCACCCGACTATCTTCTTCACGAATCAATAATACAGCTTCACTCATCATAGACAAAGACATATTATCCAACATAATAATATCAACTTTGTGCCGTAACGCTTCCCGCACCTGAGCTAAATTTTCCGTTTCCACCTCAATTGTCAGAGGATAAGGAACGTGAGAACGAATGCGGGTAATAGCTTCCCCAATTCCCCCAGCCGCAACAATATGATTATCCTTAATCATCACCGCATCATCCAAACCCATGCGGTGATTCATCGCCCCACCCAAAGCAGTAGCGTACTTTTCCAAAATTCTCAACCCTGGAGTAGTTTTGCGCGTATCCACCAACTGAGCAGGTAAATCAGCTATTTTTTCTACATATATATTAGTCAAACTGGCAATTCCACTTAATCGCATCACCAAATTCAACGCCACCCGTTCCCCCATCAACAGCGTATCCAGAGAACCATTGATTTCTGCTATCACCTGTCCCGGTTCAAATGGTGTACCCTCATCAGTCAAACTGATAAAATCAACCTCATTATTTAAAAGCTTAAACACCCTAGCCGCAACTGGTAAACCCGCAATTATCCCAGGTGCTTTAGCTATCCACTTAGCTTGTCCTCTCGCGGAATTTGGGGATAATAAAGATTGAGTAGTGCGATCTCCTCTACCAATATCTTCCAACAACCAACTTTGCAACAATTGATCCAGCACCAAAAACGGTGGTAGTACAGCCACTGAACTCTTCATATTATCTTCTAATATCTATATCCACTCAACACTATCAATAATTGTCTTCCGTTCTATAAAACTTACCCAAAATTACCAAAGTCTAGACACATCTGGACAGCGATAACCTTAGTGTTTACTTCCTGCTTCATCACGGTCTTAGAATGGCTTCTAAGAGGTTTTTCCGCTCTACAGGCAATCTCGGTAGAACTTACCGTTTCTGACCGTAGTTCCTAAAAGGAACCGCTACGCTACAGGGATAAAAATATCCACAAACCATCGGTCAATATTACGCGCTGCATTTAAGTCCCTGTCAGCTTTATAGCCACAATCAGGACAAATATAAACGCGGTTTTTTAATGGCATTTTATGACGATGATTACCGCAGTTAGAGCATATTTGGGAACTAGGAAAGAACCTATCCACAAGGATTAGTTCACTCCCGAATTTCTCAGTTTTGTACTCTAATTGCCTTTTAAATTCATACATCCCACAATCTGCAATTGCACCTGCTAATTTGTGGTCCTTCAAAAATGCCTTAACGTGCAAATCTTCTATCTTAATTATGCTGTGGTTTTTAGCTAGATAGTAGGTTAATTTGTGAATAGAATCCTTGCGAATATTAGAAACTTTGGCGTGTAATTTAGCCAATTTTCTCACAGCTTTTTTACGGTTATTAGAGCCTTTAATTTTCCTGCTCACACTACGCTGTAAACGTTTCATGCGTTTACTCTTATGGCGGTAGGCTTTAGGATTCTCGAATACTTCACCATTACTGCAAACTGCTAATTCTTTGATACCAATGTCAACACCAATGGTCGGTCTGTCTGCAAGTATAGCAGGTTTTTCAACTTCGTATTTAACAGAAATAAACCATTTATCAGCCTGTCTAGAAATCACGCAATTATGAGTTGCTGTAATCGGTAAAGGTTCTGCTAAACGTACCCAGCCAATTGACGGTAATTTAATTCTTTTACCATCATTTTTAATTGCTGGTTTCGCCTTAGTTCCTGACTCCAAATAGAAAGAATCACGTTGACCTTTCTTTTTGAATCGTGGTTGTTTTGATGTTTTTTACAAAACACCTATCCCAAGCCTGGCGTAAATCAGCTAACGCCTTCTGAGGGATATTTTTATTAACTTCGTAATACCAAATATGCTCAGATTTTACCTCAGCAACTAACTTTTTATGCAAGTCAATAGCTGATGGTAATTTAAGTTTTTCGCCTTCTTTTTGAGCAGCTAAAATATCCTTGATTTGAGCATTTGCCCAGTTGTAAGCGTGTCTAGCGACTCCAGAAGCTTTGCGAAAAGCTGTAATCTGTCGGTTATTTGGAATTAGTGCAGTTTTGAATGATAAAAGCATTGACTCGACCTTCAATGTTGTGCTATGATATCTAGTATATCAGACATATTAGGATTTGGCAATGCCTCGGATTAAATTTAAACCACAAAATCAGGTAGCGTACGATAAATCACCTTTGCAGTTTAAGGTGTTGAGAAAAAATTAAAACCGTCCCTAACACAGCAGCAACGGTTAAGGGAATTTGTTGATCAACTTATTGAAGACTTGGACAAACAGTAATATATGGATAGTTATGGGTAGAAATTATCAAGCTGTTTCTACCCCTTCTCTAATGAATCAAAAAACCCCAGACGTGGAACTCCACCAACTCAGCCCAATCAAAAACACCACTAACAGGGCAGAAAATTCAGGATTTTAACACTCACAACCCTTGCCTCACAAGGATTTCAGGCAGAACGAAAAAACAAATTCCAAAATAGTTTGAAAAAGTAGTTGACAAACCAAAGCAGGTTCGATATATTAAATAAGTGCCTGAAGCGAAGCGAGAAAAACGCCACGCCAAAGTCGCACCGAACCTTGAAAATATTATAGTTTGAAAGCCAGAATACAACAAGTACCCTGCGTCAGAAAAAGAAAATAACCTGACCGTGGTTGTAAAAACGGTTGAAAGAGCTGATAACAGACGAACCAAAATGGAGAGTTTGATCCTGGCTCAGGATGAACGCTGGCGGTATGCTTAACACATGCAAGTCGAACGGTCTCTTCGGAGATAGTGGCGGACGGGTGAGTAACGCGTAAGAATCTACCTTCAGGTCGAGGACAACCACTGGAAACGGTGGCTAATACTGGATGTGCCGAGAGGTAAAAGGCTTGCTGCCTGAAGAGGAGCTTGCGTCTGATTAGCTAGTTGGTGGGGTAAAGGCTCACCAAGGCGACGATCAGTAGCTGGTCTGAGAGGATGATCAGCCACACTGGGACTGAGACACGGCCCAGACTCCTACGGGAGGCAGCAGTGGGGAATTTTCCGCAATGGGCGAAAGCCTGACGGAGCAATACCGCGTGAGGGAGGAAGGCTCTTGGGTTGTAAACCTCTTTTCTCAGGGAAGAAAAAAATGACGGTACCTGAGGAATAAGCATCGGCTAACTCCGTGCCAGCAGCCGCGGTAATACGGAGGATGCAAGCGTTATCCGGAATGATTGGGCGTAAAGGGTCCGCAGGTGGCATTGTATGTCTGCTGTTAAAGAGTCTGGCTCAACCAGATCAAAGCAGTGGAAACTACAAAGCTAGAGTATGGTCGGGGCAGAGGGAATTCCTGGTGTAGCGGTGAAATGCGTAGATATCAGGAAGAACACCGGTGGCGAAGGCGCTCTGCTAGGCCAAAACTGACACTGAGGGACGAAAGCTAGGGGAGCGAATGGGATTAGATACCCCAGTAGTCCTAGCCGTAAACGATGGATAC is a window encoding:
- a CDS encoding LL-diaminopimelate aminotransferase, whose translation is MQFATRLQPLKSNVFADMDTAKTIALAAGRELIDLSLGSSDLPAENHVIEAIAQSLYDPSTHGYLLFRGTQNFRQAAAQWYEQKFGIPVDPETEVLPLIGSQEGTAHLPLAVLNPGDFALLLDPGYPSHAGGVYLASGQIYTMPIKPENNFLPVFSDIPANILAQSRLMVLSYPHNPTSAIAPLSFFQEAVAFCQQHNIVLVHDFPYVDLVFAAETQTSKSLVPSILQADTEKSVSIEFFTLSKSYNMGGFRIGYAIGNPQLIQALKQIKATVDFNQYLGILNGAIAALTGPQDGVKSAVDTFRQRRDTFIKALHRIGWNVPTPQATMYIWAKLPPQWSHNSIEFCTELVKQTGVAASPGVGFGQFGEGYVRFALVQKPEILETAVERISQFLY
- a CDS encoding helix-turn-helix domain-containing protein, encoding MLLSFKTALIPNNRQITAFRKASGVARHAYNWANAQIKDILAAQKEGEKLKLPSAIDLHKKLVAEVKSEHIWYYEVNKNIPQKALADLRQAWDRCFVKNIKTTTIQKERST
- the nadC gene encoding carboxylating nicotinate-nucleotide diphosphorylase produces the protein MKSSVAVLPPFLVLDQLLQSWLLEDIGRGDRTTQSLLSPNSARGQAKWIAKAPGIIAGLPVAARVFKLLNNEVDFISLTDEGTPFEPGQVIAEINGSLDTLLMGERVALNLVMRLSGIASLTNIYVEKIADLPAQLVDTRKTTPGLRILEKYATALGGAMNHRMGLDDAVMIKDNHIVAAGGIGEAITRIRSHVPYPLTIEVETENLAQVREALRHKVDIIMLDNMSLSMMSEAVLLIREEDSRVKIEASGNVTLETVRAVAETGVDYISTSAPITQSKWLDLSMRMVNCLIA
- a CDS encoding RNA-guided endonuclease InsQ/TnpB family protein, with the protein product MESGTKAKPAIKNDGKRIKLPSIGWVRLAEPLPITATHNCVISRQADKWFISVKYEVEKPAILADRPTIGVDIGIKELAVCSNGEVFENPKAYRHKSKRMKRLQRSVSRKIKGSNNRKKAVRKLAKLHAKVSNIRKDSIHKLTYYLAKNHSIIKIEDLHVKAFLKDHKLAGAIADCGMYEFKRQLEYKTEKFGSELILVDRFFPSSQICSNCGNHRHKMPLKNRVYICPDCGYKADRDLNAARNIDRWFVDIFIPVA